A genome region from Paracoccus stylophorae includes the following:
- the glnA gene encoding type I glutamate--ammonia ligase, translating to MEINDVLKLMQEEEVAYVDVRFTDPNGKLQHVTLDVDLVDEEFFEEGFMFDGSSIAGWKTIDQSDMKLIADTSSVYIDPFYAEKTLCVHCNVAEPDTGEPYSRDPRGTAVKAEAYLKSSGIGDAAYFGPEAEFFLFDDVRYSITPQKVAFQIDAVDAAWNTDTEYEMGNQGHRAGHKGGYFPVNPIDTGQDIRGEMLSTMKRMGMKVDKHHHEVASAQHELGLIFGSLTEQADNMQKYKYVIHNVAAAYGKSVTFMPKPMKGDNGSGMHVNMSIWKEGKPLFAGDKYADLSQEALWFIGGILKHAKALNALTNPSTNSYKRLIPGFEAPVLRAYSARNRSGCVRIPWTESPKAKRVEARFPDPSANPYLCFAALLMAGLDGIRNKIDPGPASDKDLYDLPPEELAEIPTVCGSLREALEELEKDMDFLLQGDVFTRDQLEGYMALKWEEVYAYEHTPHPVEYQMYYSC from the coding sequence ATGGAAATCAATGACGTCTTGAAGCTGATGCAGGAAGAGGAGGTCGCCTATGTCGATGTCCGCTTTACCGACCCCAACGGCAAGCTTCAGCATGTGACGCTGGACGTGGATCTGGTGGACGAGGAGTTTTTCGAAGAAGGGTTCATGTTCGACGGCAGCTCGATCGCGGGCTGGAAAACCATCGACCAGTCGGACATGAAGCTGATCGCGGACACGTCCTCGGTCTATATCGACCCGTTCTATGCCGAAAAGACCCTGTGCGTGCATTGCAACGTCGCCGAACCGGACACGGGCGAACCCTACAGCCGCGATCCGCGCGGCACCGCCGTCAAGGCCGAGGCGTATCTGAAATCCTCGGGGATCGGGGATGCGGCCTATTTCGGCCCCGAGGCCGAGTTCTTCCTGTTCGATGACGTGCGCTATTCGATCACCCCGCAGAAAGTGGCGTTCCAGATCGACGCGGTCGATGCCGCCTGGAACACCGACACCGAATACGAGATGGGCAACCAGGGCCATCGCGCCGGTCACAAGGGCGGCTATTTCCCGGTCAATCCCATCGACACCGGCCAGGATATCCGCGGCGAGATGCTGTCCACGATGAAGCGGATGGGCATGAAGGTGGACAAGCACCACCACGAGGTCGCCAGCGCGCAGCACGAGCTGGGCCTGATCTTCGGCAGCCTGACCGAGCAGGCCGACAACATGCAGAAATACAAATACGTCATCCACAACGTCGCCGCCGCCTATGGCAAGTCGGTCACGTTCATGCCCAAGCCGATGAAGGGCGACAACGGCAGCGGCATGCATGTCAACATGTCGATCTGGAAAGAGGGCAAGCCGCTGTTTGCCGGCGACAAATACGCCGATCTCAGCCAGGAGGCGCTGTGGTTCATCGGCGGCATCCTGAAACATGCCAAGGCGCTGAACGCGCTGACCAACCCCTCGACCAACAGCTACAAGCGGCTGATCCCCGGTTTCGAGGCACCGGTGCTGCGCGCCTATTCGGCGCGCAACCGGTCTGGCTGCGTGCGCATCCCGTGGACGGAAAGCCCCAAGGCCAAGCGGGTCGAGGCGCGCTTTCCCGACCCCTCGGCCAACCCCTATCTGTGCTTTGCGGCGCTGCTGATGGCGGGTCTGGATGGCATCCGCAACAAGATCGACCCCGGCCCCGCCTCGGACAAGGATCTTTACGATCTGCCGCCCGAGGAACTGGCCGAGATCCCGACCGTCTGCGGCAGCCTGCGCGAGGCGCTGGAAGAGCTGGAAAAGGACATGGATTTCCTGCTTCAGGGCGATGTCTTCACCCGCGACCAGCTGGAGGGATACATGGCTCTGAAATGGGAAGAGGTCTACGCCTACGAACACACGCCCCATCCGGTCGAATACCAGATGTATTACAGCTGCTGA
- a CDS encoding cation:proton antiporter, which produces MDIVLLTTIVASLFVVIGVAEPLAARLALPYTVILAVLGMMIGTGAIFLLRTDLTDALNPVAESILALPIRSNVFLYVFLPTLIFQATLGMNARRMADDWVPILVLAVVAVFVATITIGYALAWTSGLPLVVCLLIGSIVSTTDPSAVVSIFRSLSAPRRLARIIEGESLLNDAAAIALFGLFMGFVMLGVPSPDLGTAIRGFPWLLAGGAAGGWAAARVALVLMQWLARYELAQLSVSVALPYLAYIGTEYVVEASGVIAVVASGLTLSLAGPARLAPAFWTNLREIWNLLAHWAGALIFILAALLIPRLLGEMRVGDYALILVVILAAIVARAAILFLLLPVMTRLKLSPTVERPYRVAILWGGLRGAVTLALAMAVTESLRVPVETKRLVGIVATGFTLFTLLVQGTTLRWVIGRLRLDRLSPLDEALSNQVIAVALQTVREEVARTTESYDLTRETVRSEAKRFAERLDRAVERAEAEDNAQILDRDRITLGLIAIAAHERETILERFRERAISARLSETMLTDADRLIEGARSGGRTGYQRAARRGLRYGTMFRIASFLRNRLRIAGPLARMTADRFEALLAKRLILRDLHGFLDTRIRRIHGRRVADLLHELLTRRQEAVETALEGLRLQYPGYAEKLERRFIRRTALRLEEHEYNAMREDGLIGAELHTALMADITRRRQQAEGRPHLDLALRRDELIRHFPLFADLDESELRQLARVLRTRYVNAGQVIARKDSPSRSVYFVSSGAVELEIAGQTTRLGRGDMFGQMGVLLNKPRRAQVTAITPTSLLMLDETAFRRVLKRSRALRQAVRDSVAARSMPEEMARLPELARD; this is translated from the coding sequence ATGGACATCGTTCTTCTGACCACAATCGTCGCATCGCTGTTCGTGGTGATCGGGGTGGCCGAGCCTTTGGCGGCGCGGCTGGCCTTGCCCTATACCGTCATTCTGGCCGTGCTGGGCATGATGATCGGGACGGGCGCGATCTTTCTGCTGCGCACCGACCTGACCGACGCGCTGAACCCGGTGGCGGAATCGATCCTGGCGCTGCCGATCCGGTCGAACGTGTTCCTGTATGTCTTTCTGCCGACCCTGATCTTTCAGGCGACGTTGGGCATGAACGCGCGGCGGATGGCCGATGACTGGGTGCCGATCCTGGTTCTGGCGGTGGTGGCGGTGTTCGTGGCCACGATCACCATCGGCTATGCCCTGGCCTGGACCAGCGGGCTGCCGCTGGTCGTGTGCCTGCTGATCGGGTCCATCGTGTCGACCACCGATCCCTCGGCCGTGGTCAGCATCTTCCGGTCGCTTTCGGCCCCGCGGCGGCTGGCGCGAATCATCGAGGGCGAAAGCCTGCTGAACGACGCCGCCGCCATCGCGCTGTTCGGCCTGTTCATGGGGTTCGTGATGCTGGGCGTGCCCAGCCCCGATCTGGGCACCGCGATCCGCGGCTTTCCGTGGCTGCTGGCCGGCGGGGCGGCGGGCGGATGGGCGGCCGCGCGGGTGGCACTGGTGCTGATGCAATGGCTTGCGCGGTATGAACTGGCGCAGCTTTCGGTGTCGGTCGCCTTGCCCTATCTGGCCTATATCGGCACCGAATACGTGGTCGAGGCGTCGGGCGTCATCGCCGTTGTCGCCTCGGGGCTGACGCTGAGCCTTGCGGGTCCGGCGCGGCTGGCCCCCGCCTTCTGGACCAACCTGCGAGAGATCTGGAACCTGCTGGCGCATTGGGCCGGCGCGCTGATCTTCATTCTGGCCGCGCTGCTGATCCCGCGGCTTCTGGGCGAGATGCGGGTGGGCGACTATGCCCTGATCCTGGTCGTGATCCTGGCAGCCATCGTGGCGCGCGCGGCGATCCTGTTCCTGTTGCTGCCGGTGATGACACGGCTGAAGCTGTCGCCGACGGTCGAACGCCCGTATCGCGTGGCGATCCTGTGGGGCGGGCTGCGGGGCGCGGTGACGCTGGCGCTGGCGATGGCGGTGACCGAAAGCCTGCGCGTGCCGGTCGAGACGAAGCGGCTGGTCGGGATCGTCGCCACCGGATTCACGCTGTTCACGCTGCTGGTGCAGGGCACGACGCTGCGATGGGTGATCGGCCGGCTTCGGCTGGACCGGCTGTCGCCGCTGGACGAGGCGCTGTCCAATCAGGTCATCGCCGTGGCGCTGCAGACCGTGCGCGAAGAGGTGGCGCGCACCACCGAAAGCTATGACCTGACGCGCGAGACGGTGCGATCCGAGGCCAAGCGTTTCGCCGAACGGCTGGACCGCGCCGTGGAACGCGCCGAGGCCGAGGATAACGCCCAGATCCTGGACCGCGACCGCATCACCCTGGGTCTCATCGCGATTGCGGCGCATGAGCGCGAAACGATTCTTGAACGGTTCCGCGAACGCGCCATCAGCGCGCGGCTGTCGGAAACCATGCTGACCGATGCCGACCGCCTGATCGAGGGGGCGCGCAGCGGCGGGCGGACCGGCTATCAGCGGGCGGCGCGGCGCGGGCTGCGCTATGGCACGATGTTCCGGATCGCGTCGTTCCTGCGCAACCGGCTGCGGATCGCGGGGCCATTGGCGCGCATGACCGCCGACCGGTTCGAGGCGCTGCTGGCCAAGCGGCTGATCCTGCGGGATCTGCACGGGTTTCTGGACACCCGCATCCGCCGCATCCACGGGCGGCGCGTGGCCGATCTGCTGCACGAATTGCTGACCCGGCGGCAGGAGGCTGTCGAAACCGCGCTGGAGGGTCTGCGGCTGCAATATCCGGGCTATGCCGAAAAGCTTGAGCGTCGGTTCATCCGCCGGACCGCGCTGCGGCTTGAGGAACACGAATACAACGCCATGCGCGAGGACGGGCTGATCGGGGCCGAACTGCACACCGCGCTGATGGCCGACATCACCCGCCGCCGCCAGCAGGCCGAGGGGCGGCCGCATCTGGATCTGGCGCTGCGCCGGGACGAGCTGATCCGCCACTTCCCGCTGTTCGCCGATCTGGACGAAAGCGAACTGCGGCAGTTGGCGCGGGTGCTGCGGACGCGCTATGTCAATGCGGGCCAGGTCATCGCGCGCAAGGACAGCCCGTCGCGCAGCGTCTATTTCGTGTCGTCGGGCGCGGTCGAGCTGGAAATCGCCGGGCAGACGACGCGGCTTGGCCGGGGCGACATGTTCGGCCAGATGGGGGTGCTGCTGAACAAGCCGCGCCGGGCCCAAGTCACGGCGATCACGCCCACAAGCCTGCTGATGCTGGACGAAACGGCGTTTCGCCGGGTGCTGAAACGGTCCCGCGCGCTGCGGCAGGCGGTGCGCGACAGCGTTGCGGCCCGGTCCATGCCCGAGGAAATGGCGCGGCTGCCCGAACTGGCGCGCGACTGA